In one window of Helianthus annuus cultivar XRQ/B chromosome 17, HanXRQr2.0-SUNRISE, whole genome shotgun sequence DNA:
- the LOC110922895 gene encoding uncharacterized protein LOC110922895 isoform X7, giving the protein MEGGQEDNQWIEEYSRGTSSSVVESRRDNVWSEAASSESVEMLLKSVGQGTLVTVSSDEPTNMDRNLKQDDESNHAQEAMVTDKEDEGALATEEPDVIDEPCSVSINPDPNLKQEDENNHTQEAIVTNEEDGALVTEQLDVGDDMDPNLKQDDGNGHAHEARVMSKEVGALVNEEIDASDDPCDLDTDVDRDLKQDDGNNHAHEAMILNKPQDQEEAKVSGGELDSDVIGNKCDLSEEKDDGICDDVNHEARDTVVELSENNLQEHSTSKIECGNLDASNECNLKKCSSSNECDCSTENMDDSIGSQTAHENCTNSDLLMTEACAEVSRDSKCAVTAFSAEPELNNDLMHEDSPAVAVKDDDKTKSENPAYVKSNVVSDLQSRYVEESEKPDSVCDPSELFCEGSSVNDVGIDMTNTWSSPKVITENTDLVASPKVHSENSNKDHNPAAKLSGSVAQQVNDEIQSSEQDGGMCIDRNLTFHEEGNASLPLDIDIAALDSQQNVESVLSPEGCKTQGSEADITILAEPVAAVKSDMVSSSDTKDRVHLHSKNVASSVHHYNEEKKEERFVGDGTCEYESLKAVGSMVDCASLSSVETGASPDRAGDGVLETSVENMNANMNDLAEETVDPVPCDSSAKVCDKVEAGGGMQESISGHHVNISIEQHTSTDVGLTSEYDDSHTRHEKDGSVSMDKIESVSPLIITNDDELSQSTRVEPSEGAISENTSLPEVTEDMVLTAECNDSSVYVDKLQSVSSVLKATGEGAINENTPLPEATEDVAVALTSECNDSQMRHDEDSSVSMDKLQSVSPLSDTNNTELSENTRVTSSEGAIDENTTLPEATKDVVLTSECDDGHMRHEEDGSVSEDKLQSVSLLLNANDTELSRSTGKTHNVGGINKNTSLPKAAEDVALTSECNYGHIDKLQSVSPLLNTNNTELSPNTSVKSSDSAVNENTPLPDAADNVLTTECDDSHMRNEEDSSVSPLLYTNNTEPSQSARVEPNDVAINENNSLPVPDVVLTSEGDDSHKEDSSVSMDKLQSVSPLLNTNNTEPSQSTRVNSGDGAIIENTALPEAEDVVRISECDDNHVRHEEGKLQSVSPLLDTNNTELSQSTRVGPSEGAINETASLPEATEDVQGKEQSISSNSDMKTDNSFTFEVSGTAGLTETCKGLQLFPASQSSNLSTTTEVPCIDSNKPIEDPAVTLQTPGSGTVITGGKERKTRRKSVGKESATKSKETTTIRQGRVKKSSPLTVTTPQSPPAAAAGHAIQFQELGSKEKSSPLPDLNNATCIFHQPFTDNQQVQLRAQILVYGSLISGMPPEEPHMIAAFGQSDAERKTWKDAWHACLNRDNGQKSHANTPRSDLKDLGLRTPDLGIKHSSPPAVSPLIPVPSPLWNMSTPSSVGFLSRSAAFQQPFAPIHPPTYHTPPNPLWLSQSPFFGQWGVASSPASTAARFSGLPITEAVKLTPVKFSGCGPHTYSVPVVHSALFSSQSTDGKNASGESKSRKRKKVTADVSTVMTPSAHPRIPFLVENQTDSVTTPVVTSIFSTSVTVSTPPASKSNRKVEEANVQEADVNATKTRQPSSTSRSTKRTKVTTSASVNQTPVSTQASEISLLAQNQTISVPAPALCTPFPTSVAMSTPGYRNAENALAVEETLSEVKKSKLQAENAALLAAAEVSNCQDVWSGLDRENNSGVVSDAEAKLMSSISAATTVAKMASAAAKIASNVAEQAKLMADEVFQSGKSETFSHVSHPSVVNKATPASILKSVDKSHETTDSYPNSIISAAREAARRRIEAASAASKHAENLDAIVKAAELAAEAVSQVGKIVAMSDSSALRKLAEAGPEGFWKISPLAYEQHQGGKNNIPDVFNEEDTKAVGVSTATNTRSPHTYAGHRIPQHISGIWEEHNIKEGCLVEVYKENGKCKGAWLAANVLSLKDEKALVCYTNIQSSDEEGSDNVKEWVAFEVEGIEEVPRIRIAHPMTTMRFEGSRKRRRTAVTDYAWSKGDRVDVWMHDCWREGIVVEPNKIDVTFLTVQFPAQGETSIVRSWHVRPTLIWKDRKWIEWNGGRASQGEAPKEKRMKLGSPDVNDTRKDKLPMIAEVGMHEEKGSLLPILSAKESCFNVGKGTDKPSGNLRTIQKDKARVVFGVPKPGKKQKFMAVSTQYVDGRSEKSNKNNTTNGSLKFSKPPGARGSKNDAMENQAIETKSRLLKSRKPPVPSFRTTTSRDSELSDADSVENASSRQNQTQVGSSSNKRRDPAKGPLPKKAFTFTSKPKSEQFNRGKLQVAPKVEVKNTSISQVNEPRRSNRKIQPTSRLLEGLQSSLTISKIPSVSHAVRRNVTTKGSTSHGTS; this is encoded by the exons ATGGAGGGAG GTCAGGAAGACAATCAGTGGATCGAGGAGTACTCACGTGGTACTAGTTCAAGTGTGGTGGAATCTAGACGTGACAATGTATGGTCTGAAGCCGCTTCTTCAGAATCCGTTGAAATGCTTTTAAAATCAGTTGGTCAAGGGACCTTGGTGACCGTATCAAGTGATGAACCTACAAATATGGATCGTAATTTGAAGCAAGACGATGAAAGTAATCATGCCCAAGAAGCTATGGTAACTGACAAGGAAGACGAGGGGGCCTTGGCGACTGAAGAACCGGACGTTATTGATGAACCTTGTAGTGTATCTATAAATCCGGACCCTAATTTGAAGCAAGAGGATGAAAATAATCATACCCAAGAAGCAATAGTAACAAACGAGGAAGATGGGGCCTTGGTAACTGAACAATTGGATGTCGGTGATGACATGGATCCTAATTTGAAGCAAGATGATGGAAACGGTCATGCCCACGAAGCAAGGGTGATGAGCAAAGAAGTGGGGGCCTTGGTGAATGAAGAAATAGATGCAAGTGACGATCCTTGTGATTTAGATACAGATGTGGATCGTGATTTGAAGCAAGATGATGGAAACAATCATGCTCATGAAGCGATGATATTAAATAAGCCTCAGGATCAAGAGGAGGCTAAAGTTTCTGGTGGAGAGTTAGATTCAGATGTTATAGGTAACAAATGTGATTTATCTGAGGAAAAAGATGATGGTATATGTGATGATGTAAATCATGAGGCTAGAGATACAGTAGTTGAATTATCTGAAAACAATCTGCAAGAACATTCTACTTCCAAAATAGAATGTGGGAATCTGGATGCAAGTAACGAATGCAATTTGAAAAAGTGTTCCTCTAGCAATGAGTGTGATTGTAGTACCGAGAACATGGATGATTCAATAGGCAGTCAAACTGCACATGAAAACTGTACAAACAGTGATTTGCTGATGACCGAAGCTTGTGCTGAAGTTTCTCGCGATAGCAAGTGTGCAGTCACTGCTTTTTCTGCAGAACCTGAACTTAATAATGATCTTATGCATGAGGACTCACCTGCAGTTGCTGTTAAGGACGATGACAAGACTAAATCAGAGAATCCTGCTTATGTAAAGTCGAATGTGGTGTCGGATTTACAGAGTCGGTATGTTGAGGAATCTGAAAAACCAGACAGTGTATGTGACCCATCTGAGTTGTTTTGTGAAGGAAGCAGCGTTAATGACGTGGGTATTGATATGACAAACACGTGGTCATCACCTAAAGTGATTACTGAAAACACGGATCTTGTAGCAAGTCCAAAAGTTCACAGTGAGAATTCAAACAAGGACCACAACCCGGCTGCTAAGCTTTCTGGTTCAGTAGCACAGCAGGTAAATGATGAGATACAGTCATCTGAGCAAGATGGTGGTATGTGTATCGATCGTAATTTAACTTTCCATGAAGAAGGAAATGCAAGTTTGCCTCTTGATATTGACATTGCTGCACTTGATAGCCAACAAAATGTTGAATCAGTCTTGTCTCCCGAAGGCTGTAAGACTCAAGGATCTGAAGCTGATATCACCATTTTGGCTGAACCag TTGCCGCTGTGAAATCTGATATGGTGTCATCTTCTGACACTAAAGATAGAGTTCACTTACATTCTAAAAATGTTGCGAGTTCAGTTCACCATTATAATGAGGAGAAAAAGGAAGAAAGATTTGTCGGTGACGGAACCTGTGAATATGAGTCTCTCAAAGCTGTAGGTAGTATGGTAGATTGTGCTTCATTATCCTCGGTTGAAACAGGTGCATCCCCTGACCGTGCCGGGGACGGTGTACTAGAAACATCTGTTGAAAACATGAATGCAAACATGAATGATCTAGCAGAAGAGACTGTAGATCCCGTCCCTTGTGATTCATCAGCAAAAGTGTGTGATAAAGTTGAGGCAGGCGGTGGTATGCAGGAATCTATCTCAGGGCATCATG TTAATATTTCAATTGAGCAGCATACTTCTACTGATGTGGGGCTTACCTCGGAATACGATGATAGTCATACGAGGCATGAGAAAGACGGCTCTGTCTCTATGGATAAAATTGAATCTGTTTCCCCTCTTATAATCACAAACGATGATGAACTTTCTCAGAGTACAAGAGTAGAGCCCAGTGAAGGTGCCATTAGTGAGAATACCTCACTTCCAGAGGTAACAGAAGATATGGTTCTTACCGCAGAATGCAATGATAGTTCTGTCTATGTAGATAAACTTCAATCTGTTTCTTCTGTTTTAAAGGCAACCGGTGAGGGTGCCATAAATGAGAATACCCCACTTCCGGAGGCAACAGAAGACGTGGCAGTGGCTCTTACCTCAGAATGCAATGATAGTCAAATGAGGCATGATGAAGATAGTTCTGTTTCTATGGATAAACTTCAATCTGTTTCTCCTCTATCAGACACGAACAATACTGAACTTTCTGAGAATACAAGAGTAACGTCCAGTGAGGGTGCCATTGATGAGAATACCACACTTCCAGAGGCAACAAAAGACGTGGTGCTTACCTCAGAATGTGATGATGGTCATATGAGGCATGAGGAAGATGGTTCTGTCTCTGAGGATAAACTTCAATCTGTATCTCTTCTTTTAAACGCAAACGATACTGAACTTTCTCGGAGTACAGGAAAAACACACAACGTGGGTGGCATTAACAAGAATACCTCACTTCCAAAGGCCGCAGAAGATGTGGCGCTTACCTCAGAATGCAATTATGGTCATATTGATAAACTCCAATCTGTTTCTCCTCTTTTAAACACAAACAATACTGAACTATCTCCAAATACAAGCGTTAAATCCAGTGATAGTGCTGTTAATGAGAATACCCCACTTCCAGATGCAGCAGACAATGTGCTTACCACAGAATGTGATGATAGTCATATGAGGAACGAGGAAGATAGTTCTGTTTCTCCTCTTTTATATACAAACAATACTGAACCATCTCAAAGTGCAAGAGTTGAACCCAATGATGTTGCCATTAATGAGAATAACTCACTTCCAGTTCCAGATGTGGTGCTTACCTCAGAGGGCGATGATAGTCACAAGGAAGATAGTTCTGTCTCTATGGATAAACTTCAATCTGTTTCTCCTCTTTTGAATACAAACAATACTGAACCTTCTCAGAGTACACGAGTAAACTCCGGTGATGGTGCCATTATCGAGAATACTGCGCTTCCAGAGGCAGAAGATGTGGTGCGTATATCAGAATGCGATGATAATCATGTGAGGCATGAGGAAGGAAAACTTCAATCTGTTTCTCCTCTTTTAGATACAAACAACACTGAGCTTTCTCAGAGTACAAGGGTGGGGCCCAGTGAGGGTGCGATTAACGAGACTGCCTCGCTTCCGGAGGCAACAGAAGATGTGCAGGGAAAAGAACAATCAATTTCTTCAAACAGTGATATGAAAACAGATAATAGTTTTACTTTTGAGGTCAGTGGAACTGCTGGACTTACAGAAACATGCAAGGGTCTGCAGTTATTTCCTGCTTCTCAATCTTCTAATTTGTCAACG ACGACAGAAGTGCCTTGTATTGATTCTAACAAACCAATCGAAGATCCTGCTGTTACTCTTCAAACACCTGGAAGCGGGACCGTTATTACAGGAGGTAAAGAGCGTAAAACAAGGCGAAAGTCAGTCGGCAAAGAAAGTGCGACGAAAAGTAAGGAAACAACTACTATACGACAGGGAAGAGTAAAGAAATCATCTCCTCTGACGGTAACCACCCCACAATCACCACCAGCAGCGGCAGCTGGTCATGCTATTCAGTTTCAAGAGTTGGGGTCCAAAGAGAAATCATCTCCTCTGCCTGATTTGAATAATGCAACCTGTATATTTCACCAGCCTTTTACTGATAATCAACAAGTTCAACTGCGAGCACAAATACTGGTATATGGATCACTGAT ATCAGGGATGCCGCCTGAAGAGCCCCACATGATTGCTGCATTTGGACAGTCTG ATGCTGAAAGAAAGACATGGAAGGATGCTTGGCACGCTTGTCTGAATAGAGATAACGGTCAGAAATCCCATGCCAACACCCCACGATCAG ACTTGAAGGATCTTGGCCTTAGAACTCCGGATCTAGGAATCAAACATAGTAGTCCGCCAGCTGTCAGTCCATTGATTCCTGTTCCGTCGCCTCTTTGGAACATGTCTACCCCATCTTCTGTTGGTTTCCTGTCAAGAAGTGCCGCTTTTCAACAACCGTTTGCTCCTATACATCCTCCTACTTATCACACTCCACCCAACCCTCTGTGGCTATCTCAGAGTCCTTTTTTTGGACAATGGGGCGTTGCTTCTTCACCAGCTTCTACTGCCGCTCGTTTTTCCGGATTACCCATAACCGAGGCAGTAAAGTTGACACCTGTCAAGTTTTCTGGTTGTGGCCCACATACGTATTCTGTTCCTGTTGTTCATAGTGCTTTGTTTTCTTCCCAATCTACCGATGGGAAAAACGCTTCCGGTGAATCAAAAAGCAGAAAGAGGAAGAAGGTTACTGCTGATGTTAGTACTGTGATGACTCCTAGTGCTCATCCTCGTATTCCGTTTCTGGTTGAAAACCAGACAGATTCAGTTACCACTCCTGTTGTTACTAGTATTTTTTCTACTTCGGTTACTGTATCAACACCACCTGCTTCTAAAAGCAACAGAAAAGTTGAAGAGGCTAATGTGCAAGAAGCAGATGTGAATGCAACCAAAACACGACAGCCTTCTAGTACCTCAAGAAGTACAAAAAGAACAAAGGTTACCACCAGTGCGTCCGTCAACCAGACCCCTGTTTCAACACAAGCTTCGGAGATTTCTTTACTCGCTCAAAATCAGACGATTTCAGTACCTGCTCCTGCTTTATGTACTCCGTTTCCTACATCAGTTGCCATGTCAACACCTGGGTATCGAAACGCGGAGAATGCTCTAGCTGTAGAAGAGACGTTGAGCGAAGTCAAGAAGTCAAAGCTACAAGCGGAGAATGCTGCTCTGCTTGCCGCTGCTGAAGTCAGTAACTGCCAGGATGTATGGAGCGGACTCGATAGAGAAAACAATTCTGGTGTTGTTTCAGATGCTGAAGCTAAGTTAATGTCTTCAATATCCGCTGCTACTACTGTTGCTAAGATGGCATCAGCGGCTGCTAAAATCGCATCGAATGTTGCCGAACAAGCTAAGTTAATGGCGGATGAAGTATTCCAATCCGGCAAAAGTGAAACTTTTAGTCATGTTTCACATCCGAGTGTCGTCAACAAAGCTACACCTGCTTCTATTTTGAAGAGTGTGGACAAAAGTCACGAAACAACCGACAGCTATCCCAATTCAATTATTTCTGCTGCCAGAGAAGCTGCTCGGCGCAGAATCGAAGCTGCTTCAGCTGCTTCGAAGCATGCGGAAAATCTTGATGCTATTGTGAAGGCTGCTGAATTAGCAGCAGAAGCTGTATCACAAGTGGGAAAAATCGTTGCGATGAGTGATTCATCAGCTTTGAGAAAGTTGGCAGAAGCgggtcctgaaggtttctggaaGATATCACCGTTAGCATATGAGCAGCACCAGGGTGGTAAAAACAACATTCCTGATGTGTTCAATGAAGAGGATACTAAAGCTGTTGGTGTTTCTACAGCAACAAATACACGATCACCTCATACCTATGCTGGACACCGCATTCCGCAACATATTTCAGGAATTTGGGAAGAGCATAACATTAAGGAGGGTTGCCTCGTTGAG GTATACAAGGAAAATGGTAAGTGTAAAGGTGCCTGGTTAGCAGCTAATGTATTAAGTTTGAAGGATGAAAAGGCGTTGGTCTGTTACACTAATATCCAATCTTCAGATGAAG AAGGGTCAGATAACGTAAAGGAATGGGTGGCGTTTGAAGTAGAAGGCATCGAGGAGGTACCTAGGATACGGATTGCTCATCCTATGACTACCATGCGGTTCGAGGGGTCAAGAAAGAGACGCAGAACAGCTGTCACGGATTACGCTTGGTCAAAGGGAGACAGAGTTGATGTTTGGATGCACGATTG TTGGCGCGAGGGAATTGTTGTGGAGCCAAACAAGATCGATGTAACTTTCCTAACTGTTCAATTTCCAG CGCAAGGAGAGACGTCAATTGTTCGATCATGGCATGTCCGGCCAACTCTTATCTGGAAGGATAGAAAGTGGATTGAATGGAACGGAGGCCGTGCTTCTCAG GGCGAGGCACCAAAGGAAAAACGAATGAAACTCGGTAGTCCTGATGTCAACGATACAAGAAAGGACAAATTGCCAATGATTGCAGAGGTGGGAATGCATGAAGAAAAAGGATCACTATTACCGATATTATCTGCGAAAGAAAGTTGTTTCAATGTCGGTAAAGGCACCGACAAACCTAGCGGCAATCTTAGAACAATCCAGAAGGATAAGGCAAGAGTCGTTTTTGGTGTCCCTAAACCTGGAAAGAAACAGAAATTTATGGCGGTCAGCACACAATACGTTGATGGCAGAAGCGAGAAAAGCAACAAAAACAATACGACAAATGGCTCATTAAAGTTTTCAAAGCCACCTGGTGCCCGTGGATCGAAAAATGATGCCATGGAAAATCAAGCGATTGAAACCAAATCCAGACTCCTCAAGTCTAGAAAACCACCAGTTCCTAGTTTCAGAACCACAACTAGTCGTGATTCTGAACTGTCAGATGCAGATTCTGTTGAAAATGCATCAAGTCGGCAAAACCAGACGCAAGTTGGGTCATCTTCTAACAAGAGGAGAGATCCAGCAAAAGGCCCCCTTCCAAAGAAAGCTTTTACTTTCACATCAAAGCCTAAATCTGAGCAATTTAACAGGGGAAAACTACAAGTAGCACCCAAAGTAGAGGTGAAGAACACGTCAATATCTCAAGTTAACGAGCCTCGTAGATCAAACCGTAAAATCCAGCCAACGTCAAGG CTATTGGAAGGGTTACAAAGCTCACTTACCATCTCAAAGATACCTTCTGTTTCGCATGCAGTTCGAAGAAACGTTACAACGAAAG GGAGCACCAGTCATGGCACTTCTTAA